ATCGGCGCCGGCCGCTCGGTGACGCAGCTGCTGCAGGACTACGATGCGGTGGTGATGTCCGGCGGCGCCGAGCTGCCGCGCGATCTCGACATCGAAGGCCGCACGCTGGAGGGCATCCATTTCGCGATGGACTTCCTCACCCAGCAGAACAAGCGCGTTGCGGGCGACCCGGAGTCGAAAGCCGCGCCGGCCGGCACGATCTCCGCCAAAGGCCTGCATGTCGTCGTGATCGGCGGCGGCGATACGGGTTCGGACTGCATCGGCACATCGAACCGCCATGGCGCCGCCTCGGTGACCCAACTCGAGATCATGCCCAAACCGCCGGTGAAGGAGAACAAGGCGCTCACCTGGCCCGACTGGCCGCTCAAGCTGCGCACCTCGTCGAGCCATGAGGAAGGCGCCGAACGCGACTTCTCGGTGGTGACACGGCGCGCGATCGGCGAGAACGACAAGGTCGTGGCGCTGGAATGCGTTCGCGTCGAATGGGTGAAAGGCGCCGACGGCCGCACCGAGATGCGCGAAGTCGAAGGCAGCAGTTTTCTTCTCAAGGCCGATCTCGTCCTGCTCGCCATGGGCTTTCTCAGCGCCCGGCATAACGGCCTGGTGGCGCAATCCGGCGCGGCCGTCGACGGCCGCGGCAACGTCAAGGCCAATACGCTGGACTACAAGACCACCGTGCCCAAGGTCTTCTCCTGCGGCGACATGCGCCGCGGCCAGTCGCTGGTGGTCTGGGCGATCCGCGAAGGCCGCCAGGCGGCGCGCGCGGTGGACGAGTTCCTGATGGGATCCTCGGAACTGCCGCGTTAACGCCCCATTCTGACGTTCTATTTATCTTGCCGGGCTTGAACCGGGCGCGGCGGCTCGCGACTATCGTGGCGTCGGTACAGGCTCATACGCTGTTCTTGTCCAAGGACCTCTCATGACATGGCTTTCGCGCCAGGCGCTTGCTGCGCTCGCGGCTCTTTTTCTGTTGGCGCCCGCCGCACAGGCCGTCGTCCGCGCCACACCCTGGCCACAGAGCCACAGCGATCTTCCCGCCGATCCGGCGGTGCGCTTCGGCACCCTGCCCAACGGCATGCGCTATGCCATCAAGCGCAACACGACACCGGCCGGCGCGGTCTCGGTGCGGTTCCGCATCGCTGCGGGCTCGCTGATGGAGCGCGACGACGAGCAGGGCATCGCGCACATGCTCGAGCACATGGCCTTCCGCGGCTCGGTCCATGTCGCCGACGGCGACACGGTCAAGAAGCTGCAGAGCCTGGGGCTCGCCTTCGGCGCCGACACCAACGCGTTCACCGCCGCGACCCAGACGGTCTACTCCTTCGACATGCCCAAGAACGACGCGGAGTCGATCGACACCGCGCTGATGCTGATGCGGGAGATCGCGGGCGAACTGAATATCCGCCAGGAGGCGCTCGATACCGAGCGCAACGTGGTGCTCGCCGAGGCGCATCTACGCGATGTCCCGGTGTCGCATCTCGTCAAGTCGGGCTATGCTTTTCTCTATGGCGATCGCACAGCCGCGGCGCTGACGCCGATCGGGCGTGAGGACGTCATCGCGCATGCCACGCCCGAACTGGTCCGCGGCTTCTATCAAGCCTGGTACCGGCCGGAACGCGCGACCCTGCTGATCGTCGGCGATGTCGATCCGGCGCAGGTCGAAGCCAAGATCAAGACGCGCTTCTCGAACTGGCGGGCGAAAGCGCCGCCGCGCAAGGCCCCGCTGTACCGCCTTCCGGCGCAGCATCCCGACAAGGTCAAATTGTTCGACGAATCCGGGTCGCCGACCTATCTC
The nucleotide sequence above comes from Rhizomicrobium sp.. Encoded proteins:
- a CDS encoding glutamate synthase subunit beta; its protein translation is MANPSGFLEIERHDRGYEKPAERTHNYREFVRPLPYTEVQQQASRCMDCGIPYCHNGCPVNNLIPDWNNLVYRDGWRTALETLHSTNNFPEFTGRVCPAPCEASCTLNITDNPVTIKTIECQIVDRGWEEGWIQPQLPIRKTGKNVAVVGSGPAGLAAAQQLARAGHGVTVFEKSDRIGGLLRYGIPDFKMEKHLIDRRMRQMEAEGVHFQAGVEIGAGRSVTQLLQDYDAVVMSGGAELPRDLDIEGRTLEGIHFAMDFLTQQNKRVAGDPESKAAPAGTISAKGLHVVVIGGGDTGSDCIGTSNRHGAASVTQLEIMPKPPVKENKALTWPDWPLKLRTSSSHEEGAERDFSVVTRRAIGENDKVVALECVRVEWVKGADGRTEMREVEGSSFLLKADLVLLAMGFLSARHNGLVAQSGAAVDGRGNVKANTLDYKTTVPKVFSCGDMRRGQSLVVWAIREGRQAARAVDEFLMGSSELPR